AATGTTTACAATCGCGGCTTTTGGTCAGGATATTACTTAGGTCAAAAGTTAGGTGAATGGACTGACACTTCCGGTTCTAAAGCCAAACAAAGAAAAGTTTACTTGGGTAAAGGAAACAATTATTTCAGTAAAATTGGAGTAGGAGAATTCCTAATCGAAACACATTCTCTCAAAAAAGGAGATTCAATTTTAATAACCGGACCCAAAACAGGAGTCATCGAAACCATAGTAGAGGAATTGCACACTGCACACGGACCCGTTGAGGAAGCTGTTAAAGGAGAGTTGTGTGGAATTAAATTGGATACAATCATTCGCAAGAGCGATAAACTTTACAAAGTTGTGAGCGCAGAACAATGATTACCATCACACTCATACGCGACAAATGTATAGGATGTAATTATTGCAGAGAGCATGCACCTCAACGATTCACCATGTCAAAAAAAGATGGCAAGGCAGTTTTGCTTAATTCGTATGACCGCAAAGGTTTTCATACCGCCAAAGTACATGAGTCAGAACTGGAATCAGTACAGAATGCTGCCAAAGCATGTCCTGTAAATGTAATCAAGGTTACAGAATAAAAATGTTTCTAATCATCACAGAATAAGACAAAAATCTGTTACAGCTCAATTATTTGTTATATTTTTGCACCGCAAATAACAACAGAAATTATTTGCACAATGCCCAACAATATAACGAATAAAATCATCAACGAGGGCTTAACCTTTGACGATGTACTTGTAGTTCCTGCATACTCAGAAGTATTACCCAGAGAAACAAACACAACTACAAAGCTTACCAAAAAAATCTCATTGAATATACCACTTGTATCTGCTGCTATGGATACAGTTACCGAATCCGATATGGCAATTGCTATGGCGCGTGAAGGCGGAATCGGCATTATTCATAAAAACATGACGATTGAACAACAGGCTAAAGAGGTTAGCAGAGTCAAAAGAGCGGACAGCGGAATGATTATGAACCCTATTACCTTGTCAAAAAATGACACCATCGCTGATGCCTTACACTTAATGAAGGATAACAGTATTGGAGGCATTCCGATTGTTGATTCTAAGCGTACACTCATAGGCATCATTACCAATCGAGACTTGCGTTTCGAAAAAGATATGAGTAAGAAAATTGATAAGGTGATGACAAAAGACGAACTCATTACAGGTAAAGTAGGCACAGATCTAATGCAAGCCCGTGCAATCCTACAAGAGCGCAGAATAGAAAAACTTCCTATTGTTGACAAAAACAACAAATTAGTAGGGCTAATAACATTCAAAGACATACAAAAAGTAATCAGTTATCCCAAAGCTTGCAAAGATGAGTTTGGCAGACTGCGTGTAGGAGCAGCCATTGGTGTTACAGCCGATACTATGAAAAGAGTAGATGCTTTGGTTGAGGCAGGGGTAGATGTGGTTGCATTAGATACAGCTCACGGACACAGCAAGGGCGTAATCAACGAACTCCAAAAAATAAAGAAGAAATATAAAGACCTGCAAGTAATTTGCGGAAATATTGCAACCGGTGCAGCAGCAAAAGATCTGGTTAAAGCCGGAGCAGATGCGGTGAAAGTGGGAGTGGGTCCGGGTTCTATTTGTACAACAAGAATCATTGCCGGAATCGGTGTTCCGCAACTCTCTGCCGTAATTGATGTAGCAACCGCAATTCAAGGAAGCGGAGTACCTATCATTGCAGATGGAGGGGTGCGATATAGCGGAGACTTAGTGAAAGCCATCGTTGCCGGAGCAGACACCATGATGGCGGGCGGAATCTATGCAGGTACAGAAGAAACACCCGGAGAAACTACGTTGTACGAAGGTAGAAAAGTTAAAACATACAGAGGAATGGGCTCTATTGAAGCTATGAAAGATGGATCTAAAGACCGATACTTTCAAGATGCGGAAGAAGAAATTGCCAAATTAGTACCCGAAGGAATTGTAGGGCATGTTGCCTACAAGGGAAAAGTTGCAGAAGTGATTTACCAATTCGTTGGCGGACTGAAAGCAGGAATGGGATATTGTGGTGCAAAAACCATTGATGAGTTGAAAAAAGCATCTTTTGTAAAAATCACCGGTTCTGGTATCAGGGAGAGTCATCCGCATGATGTAAAAATCACAAAAGAAGCTCCGAATTATACTCGATAGACAAACGCTATCTCAATCCCAATAGTTCGTCAGGATTATTCTCCAATATATTTCCGACTACAACCACATCTGCACCTGCGTTCCATGCTGCAACCAGTTGGTCCTTGGATTTAATGCCGCCACCCACAATAATTGGTATTGAAATACTTTTACGAACAATCTGTATCATGTCGGGAGGCACCTGATTGTGAGCACCGCTGCCTGCATCCATGTAAATCAACTGCAAACCCAAATACTCGCCAGCCATCGCAGTAGCCATTGCAATACCCGGCTTGTCAGAAGGAATTGGAACTGTTTGACTAATATAGGATGCAGTTGTTGTTTTGCCTCCGTCAACTAACATATACCCGGTTGGAATAACCTCAAGATTCATTTTCTTGAGAAATGGAGCAGCAACAACATGTTTGCCAATTAATAAATCAGCATTACGACCCGAAATGAGGGACAACAACAAGATCGCATCAGCTTTGTTACTCATTTGAATTTCGCTTCCGGGAAAAATAGTTATAGGCAAATCACTATACTTTCTAATAAAATCAATACACTCATCAATCCTTCCTTGATAGAGCAAACTACCCCCGACAAAAATGATATCCACATGCACTTTTTTTGCATTCTCCAACACTGCTTTAACGTTTGTAAAATCTGTATCAGGGTCAATTAAGATAGCAAGAAATTTTTTGTTTGCACTTTTTGCTTCGCGTATGGATTTTAAAACAGACATTCAGTGTGATAAGGCTTGTTAATCGTTGTTTTGGGCAGCAAATATAATTCTATTTTAATGATTGAAATAATTGGTGTAAATTTGAAAGAAAAGGGGTGTTTTTTAAAACTTGTGGAAAAGTGAAAACCTCAATCAAACAAATCTAAAATACTTTTGAAAACCACAAGCAGGGCATTTTTTCTGTCCTGCTTTTTAATCTATAAATGATTGATTATGAGTAATAAAAATATACAAAAACAAGGGCTTACATTTGCCAGACACAACACCAAAGAGGATGTTTCTGTTTACGATTTATTCAAATATGAATATAGAACATCAGAAATTAGAAATCCAAATGGAGATTTAGTTTTTCAAATGAAAAACGTAGAAGTTCCCGCAGGATGGAGCCAAGTTGCTACAGATATATTAGCACAAAAATATTTTCGCAAAAAAGGAGTGCCCCAACCCAATGGTACACTTGCCGGAGAAACCAGTGCAAAACAAACTGTACACAGATTGGTTGACTGCTGGAAACAATGGGGTCAAACTTATGGTTACTTTGCCTCTGAGAATGATGCTCAAATATTCTATGATGAGTTAGTGTACTCATTGTTGGCTCAACAAGCTGCGCCTAACTCTCCTCAATGGTTTAACACAGGTTTATATACAGCATATTCTATCAAAGGAGAGCCTCAAGGACACTATTATGTAGATCCTAAAACTGAAAAATTAACACGTTCTACCAATGCCTATGAAAGACCACAACCACACGCTTGCTTTATTTTATCTGTGGATGATGATTTAGTAAACGAAGGTGGTATCATGGATTTGTGGGTGAGAGAAGCGCGTATTTTCAAATATGGTTCAGGTGTAGGAACTAACTACTCAAAAATTAGAGGAAGAAATGAAAACCTTTCTGGCGGTGGAACATCTTCAGGTTTAATGTCATTCTTAAAAATAGGAGACCGTGCTGCCGGTGCTATCAAGTCCGGTGGAACAACTCGCAGAGCAGCCAAAATGGTGTGTCTTGATTTAGATCACCCTGAAATAATGGACTTCATTAATTGGAAAAAGAATGAAGAGAAAAAAGTGGCTGCACTAATTGCTGCCGGCTATCCTAGCGATTACGAAGGTGAGGCATATCAAACTGTGGCAGGACAAAACTCTAACAACTCTGTGCGTATTCCGGCTGCTTTCTTCAAAAAATTAGAAAAAGGTGAAAATTGGGACTTAATTGCCAGAACTGACGGCAGGGTGATGGATTCAATTCCTGCTCAAAAAATTTGGGACGATATTTCTTATGCTGCATGGGCTTGTGCTGACCCCGGAGTACAATATGATGACACAATCAATGATTGGCATACTTGTCCAGAAGGCGGTAGAATCAACGCTTCTAACCCATGTTCTGAATACATGTTCCTTGATAATACGGCTTGTAATCTTGCATCATTAAACCTAATGAAGTTTTTTGATACTGATACACTTGAGTTTGACGTAGCTTCTTATGAATACGCTTCCAGAATTTGGACAGTTGTATTAGAGATTTCTGTGTTGATGGCACAGTTCCCAAGCAAAGAAGTGGCTCAACTTTCTTATGATTACAGAACACTTGGTTTGGGTTATGCAAACTTAGGTACATTGTTAATGGTATCCGGAATTCCTTATGATAGCAAGAAAGCAACTGCAATTTGTGGTGCATTAACTTCTATTCTTACAGGTACTGCCTACGCTACATCTGCTGAAATGGCTGCTACATTGGGCACTTTCAGAATGTATGAAAAGAACAAAAAACACATGTTACGTGTGATAAGAAATCACCGCTACGCTGCTTATAACACTCCTTTGGCATACGAAGGATTGAGCATTCCTGCAGTAGGTATTGACCCGCAATACTGCCCTGAAAACCTGCTTCAAGCAGCTTGTGACAGTTGGGATAAAGCACTTAAATTAGGTGAACAATACGGCTACAGAAATGCTCAAGTTACCGTAATTGCCCCTACAGGTACTATTGGACTTCTGATGGATTGTGACACCACAGGTATTGAACCAGATTTTGCAATGGTAAAATTTAAGAAATTATCCGGTGGCGGATATTTCAAAATTATCAATCAATCTATTCCGCTGGCACTCAAAAACATGGGATATACCCCTGAGGAAGTAGATGAGATTGTTGCCTATGCAAAAGGGCATAGCACATTTGAAGGCTGTCCTCACATTAACCCGACTACACTCAGAGCCAAAGGCTTTAATGATAATGACCTGAGAGCAATTGAACAAGGTGCACCAACAGCATTTGAAATTGGCTTTGTATTCAACAAATCTATCTTAGGCGAAGAATCAATGCAAAGAATGGGATTCAAACCTGAGCAATACAATGCACCTAACTTCAATATGCTTAAAGCACTTGGATTTACTGCACAACAAATAGAAGAAGCCAACGAATACGTTTCCGGTACAATGACAATCGAAGGTGCACCTTTCCTAAAAGAAGAACATCTGCCTGTCTTTGACTGTGCAAACCGTTGTGGTGCAAAAGGACAAAGATACATTCACCCGCATGCCCATATTAGGATGATGGCAGCAGCTCAACCATTCCTCTCCGGTGCAATATCAAAAACAATTAACCTTCCTAATGAAGCTACTGTAGATGATATTAAATCTTGCTACAAAATGAGCTGGGAACTTGGTGTGAAAGCCAATGCGCTGTATAGAGACGGATGTAAACTTTCTCAACCGCTGTCAAACAAATCTGATACAAAAGAAGAAAAAGTTGAGACAGCGAGTGATATGAACACACTCGTTGATAAAGCAGTAGGCGAAAATGGTGAAATTTCTATAGCTGAGCTTGCTCCGGACATTGTACTGAATGCAGCAAAACGCATTATTAGTATGTCAACCGATACTCAGTTCAAACGTCAGTTGAGTGATATTGTTGAAAGAAAGAAACTCCCAAGCAAACGAAGAGGATTTACCCAAAAAGTAAAAATTGAAGGAAACACCCTTTTTGTCAGAACAGGTGAATATGCTGACGGAACCTTAGGTGAAATCTTTGTTGATATGCATAAAGAAGGCGCATCTTTCCGTTCTTTAATGAACTGCTTTTCGATTGCTATTTCTATTGGATTGCAATATGGTGTTCCTTTAGATGAATATGTTGAAAAATTTACATTTACACGTTTTGAACCCGCAGGCAGAATTGAAGGACATGACAATATCAAACAAGCAACATCTGTTGTGGACTTTATCTTTAGAATGTTAGGGTTTGAATATTGTGATAGAGAAGATTTAGTACACGTTAAGCCGGAAAAAAGTGAGCAGAAACACCATCATATAGATAAAGAAGTAGGTAAACCTACTCAAACCCACAAGCATACACACACTGTTTCGGTTGAAAAGCATGAAAAGATTGAACACTCTTCAACTCATATTCACAACAAAATACCTGCGCAAGGTGATGCCCCAACTTGTAAGAATTGTGGTAACATGACAGTACGTAGCGGAACTTGCTACACTTGTTTGACTTGTGGCAGTACCACAGGTTGTTCATAAAGAACTTCTTTTCATAGCTGTTTTCCTTTAACAAAAGTCTGTTGAGATTAGTCTTGACAGACTTTGTTGTTTTTAGCTGAGGACCATATAAAAGAATTTTGACTACAACCTCTAACACAATTTTTCGACTGTATAAATGAAAAGCATACATTTGAAAGTGTATTAAATGTAAAATGTGAACCGTGTTCACGACTTAAATCAACATAAAAATGAAAAAATATTTACTACTTATTATATATGTTTTTTCCATTACAGCCAAAGCCCAAACACTTTATTTTCCTCCAACCTCAGGTACTGATTGGGATACCATTTCTCCCGCTTCGCTCGGCTGGTGTGAAGACAAGATAGACACCCTGTATGACTATTTGGAAGCCCGAAATTCAAAAGCATTTATACTGCTTAAAGACGGTAAAATTGTTATGGAGAAATACTTCGGCACATTTACTATGGATAGTGTTTGGTATTGGGCATCTGCGGGCAAAACACTCACTGCATTTACGGTGGGTATTGCACAACAAGAAGGATTTCTTGATATAAATGACCCGACCTCTCAATATCTTGGGGCAGGTTGGACAGTTTGCCCCCCGGCAAAAGAAGATTTAATCACAATTAAGCACCAACTTTCCATGACAAGTGGCTTAGATGATGGTGTGCCTGATAACCACTGTTTTGCCGACACCTGTCTCCAATACATTGCTGATGCAGGCACCCGATGGGCTTATCACAATGCACCCTATACCTTGCTTGACAGTGTTATTTATTATGCTACCGGACAATCGCTCAATTCTTATGTAATGCAAAATATCGGAGTGCCTATCGGTATGACAGGAATGTTTGTTTATTCGAACAACAACAATGTATTTTACAGTAAACCAAGGAGTATGGCTCGTTTTGGACTATTGATTCTCAATCACGGGAACTGGAATGGCAACCAGATTTTGACCGATACGGAATACTTCAATCAAATGGTAAATACTTCGCAAAATATCAACCAGTCCTATGGTTACTTGTGGTGGTTGAATGGAAAATCTTCTTACAGACTTCCAAATTTACAACTGCAATTTAACGGATACCTCAATCCCAATGCACCTGCTGATATGTATGCAGCTTTGGGAAAAAATGGGCAATTCATAAATGTAGTGCCCAGCATGAATTTGACTTTTATACGTATGGGCAATGCCCCTACAAGCAGTGCCGTACCTTTTACCATGAATGATACTATATGGCAAAAACTGATTGAAATAATGTGCAACAAAACTGCTGTTACTCAAGTATCAGTTGAGAGAAATGCAGTATTACAAGTTTATCCAAACCCTGCACAGCATACTTTTACAATTGAATTGCCTAATAAAAGTTTTTCTCTTGAAGTTTTTGATATAACCGGACGTAAGATTTATGCTCAAGACAACATTTCAAACAGGACAGAAATTGATTGTAGCAATTTTTCAAGAGGCATATATAAAGTACAAGTTACAGATAGTAAGAATAGTTACAATCAAAAACTAATAATCCAATGAAAAACAATCTGTAATAACTTGACTTTGATTGTGGTTGTAGCATATCTGTTATGCTCACTTTCAAAACAACTTTTTTGGAATACAATTCTCATCTAAAATCTTACATTTGGACACAGAATGAGGTTGCTTGATGATTGCCATTGTGGGCAGCAGAATAACCCGACTTGTATATAAAATCACTTCCGATGAAACAGTTTTTTACAGCATTATTTGAATACAGCCATTATTACAATCAACAAGTGTTTGATGTTATTAAAAACAACCCCGAAAAAGTCTCTGAAAAAGTTGTAAAGCTTATTAATCATGTTGTCAATGCTCATCATATTTGGAATTATCGAATAGAAAAGACAAAGCCTATAATTGGTGTATGGGAGTTGCACACTATAGCTGAATTAAAAACCATGAATCAAGAAAACTTTCAGCATACTTTGCAAATACTTAACAAAGCAGACCTATGCGAGGTCATTCAATACACAAATAGCAAAGGAGAAGTTTTTAGTAATAGTATCAGGGATATACTTTTTCATGTTGTGAACCATTTTACTTACCACCGAGGGCAAATAGTAACAGATTTAAAAAACCAAGGGGTAGAGCCTTTAGTTTCTGATTATATCTTTTACAAACGTCAAAAATGATGTTTGAACAATCGATTCGGATTATAGTTATAAGATTGCGAGCAAACCGTGTCTGAAGCTACACTACCTTAAGAGCACTAATGTCTAACTTTGTTCATAGGTATGACCATCAAGCGTAGTATAGGTTAAAACCGCTAAATATATACCCTGTTCACATGTGTATCGTCCTGAAAAAAGTTGACTCCAACACGAATTCAGATACAATAAAGGATTTTAAAGGTATTTTGAAATTGGTTTCTCCACAAAACTTTGGTTTCATTGAGTATGTCTTCATTGAACCGAAACTTATAGAAGAAAAAAAGTTAACTAAAGGACAACTAGTCAATGGCAGAGCAATACTCTCATTCAACAAAAGGAAAAATGAGTAGTGATGGAGAGTTTTTATTATTTAATGTAGTCTGTGCATTGCTGTACTTTAATAGTTCTTGTATATAGATAAATAAAAGGCTGGTAAGTGTTTTTATAGTTTAGCAATTGTTAACTGCTCAGTGTTTAAAGACAACTTGTTTTAAGTTAAAGATTAACACGCAGTCAAAGATAAACGTTAATCAAATTTGTAATATTATCTTTTGATTATTTTACATGCAAATTTTGAGAATAGAAAAACAGAAAAAGCTATTTTTGGATCAATTTATTTATTTTAATCAGCCCGCTACCTTTTTGATTTTTAATATGATTGGAGAAGTAAGGTGTGCCAATTTGGCAAGGGTTGTCATTAGGTATAGGTTTTGATTCAAACACTGATATTTTTATGCGAATTAAACACGTAATTCTTTCAGCAGCATTATGCTTCACTACTTTTTTTATTTTGGGATCATCTTCTTTGCAGGCTCAAGAACATTCACACCACGACAATCACAAAAATGAAATAGGAATTGCGCCCAATCCTGTGTATTTTCCGCATGAAAAAATTTGGGATTACGGGTTACATGTCCATTATATCCGTAAAATTAAAGAATCAAAATTTGGTGCAGGTATAGGATATGAGAGTATTTTTAATCATCACAAACACCATACTTTCAGTTTAGTTGGCAATTACCGTCCTATTGATAGGTATCAAATTGCACTTGCACCGGGGCTGACTTTTGAAGATAATCAGTTTAGTCAACCACAATTTTCTTTTCATGTGGAAACTTCCTATGAATTTGAGTTTAAACATTTTCATTTAGGCCCTACTGTAGAGTTTGCTTTTGATTCAAACGAATATCACGTGAGCCTTGGGATACATATAGGTTTTGGGTTTTAGTGCTGCACAGTACAGCAAAAGCATCCACTTAAGTGTGGGACAATAATTGTTTTAATTTTTTTCTATCCGGTTTACCGTTATTTGTGTGAGGAATATCAGTAACCAATATAATCTCCAACGGATTATGATATTTTGGCAGTTGTTTTTTAAGGGTTTGCAGCGTGTTCAGGGGAAGCTTGGTGTCTTGGTTGCACACCATTACTACCTTTTCGCCAAGACGACTGTCGGGCTTGCTGCTAATGACAAAAGCAAATGGTACGATACGGCTTTCAGCAATGAGTTTTTCAACCCTTTCAGGCAAGATTTTTATACCACCACTATTGATAACAAAATCAGCTCTTCCGAGAATTTCAAAAGAACCATCCGGATAAATATGGGCTAAATCAGTAGTGTCTATCAATGCAGAAAATTGGGTTTGAATTTGCAAACAAGTGGATTCATTCAATTGCACTTTGACATTGGGTAAAGGATAAAATCGTTTTTGAGCTTTTGCTCCATTGAGCCTTCGGAGTGCAATATGCGAATAAGTTTCCGTCATTGCATAAGTGTGATAAATGGCAGGTCTTAATGTTTGTAGTGCTGCTACTACATTGTCGTCAATGGGTCCGCCACCAATCAGAATATGTGAGAATCGGTTGAGTTTTTGCACAGATTCAAGGTTTTCTAAAATCGCTTTGAGTTGCAGCGGCACTAAGCTAATAAATGTACAATCATGATTAAAAACCAGATTTGTCATGGGATCAGAAGAAGGCTCTGCATATTCAAAACCAAGTCCAAGTACTCTTGCACGCACCATCATCATGAAACCACCCACTTTGTCAGTTGGAATACAACAAAAGATTTTGCCGGAAGTGATGCCTAATGTTTGTTGTGTTTGCTTCGCGCTGTATTCAAGCCATTTTTTCTCAAGTAAGATCGGTTTAGGTTCTCCTGTAGAACCGGAGGTTTTGAGCTGAAACCCTGTCATGGTTTCATCGTCCCAAAGTTTGCAAAATTCAACGTAGTTCATATACCTTTACTTTGTCTTATACGGGATAAAAACTGTTCAAACTCTGCAAGACTCAAACTGTTTAACACAAATTCCTTTTGAAGATTTGACTTGCGAGCAACATTAACGCCATATTGCATGTCAGTCAGTCCTTTCAAATTGTGTGCATCAGGGTTAATAGCAATAGTTACTCCTTTGCTCACAGCATAGTCAAGCCATCGCCAGTCGATATCAAGTCTGTGGGGATTGGCATTTAACTCTATGACAACTTGGTTGGCTGCACAGATATCTATCAATTCTTTATGATTGACAGGATACCCTTTTCTGCTCAACAAAAGTCGTCCTGTTGGATGTCCAAGAATCGTTGTGTAGGGATTCTCTATAGCGGCAGTTAATCTTTGCATGGCTCGTTCTTCATCCATATTCAAGTTGCTGTGTACCGATGCAACCACAAGGTCAAATTGAGCTAAAATTTCTGTGGGGTAATCAAGGCTGCCATCGCCCAAAATATCGCTTTCTATTCCCTTGAAAATTTTAAACGGAGCCAGTTCAACATTAAGTTTGTCAATCTCATTAAACTGCTGCAAGACCCTGTCAATGGACAAACCTCCAGCATAAGCTGCTGTTTGTGAATGATCGCAAATGGCTATGTACTCCCAGCCTTTTGCAATGCAAAATTCAGCCATTTCTCTCACCGTATTTCTACCATCTGACCACTGAGTGTGGTTGTGTAACACCCCTTTTACATCGGAGTATGAAACTGCTTCCGGTATGATTCCTTGGCGAGCTAATTCTATTTCATTCAATCCTTCCCTCAGTTCAGGACGTATGAAGTGCAATCCATTCTCTTGATAAATTTCTTCTTCGGTTGATGCATGTTCCCGAATCATTGTAATCTTGGACAAATGCGCTGCAGATGCACTCGTCCTGAATAAGGTTGAAGCAAAATTATTTGCGTTGGCAATATGTAAGACAAATTCAAATCCGGGTTTAAGTTCATAGTTTAATTGGGACGGAGACTCTTCTTTGATTTGCAAACCCAAACCGGACAGTTCTTGTTTCAGTTGTTCAAGGTTGTTACATACCACAACAAACTCTAATTTACTGATGATTTCGCATAGTCTTCTGTATGCTCCGCTATATTCAACGCGGCTGATACACGCAAGGTTGCTGATAAAATCAAAAAGTTGTGCTGCTGTTGGTTGCAGGGCTGAAAATAAGATTTTGCCTAAGTTCAACTCTCTGAATTCCAATTCTTTGACAATATTCTGTTGTGATTTTTCTCCGAATCCTTTGAGTGAAATCAGTCTGTTTTCTTTGCAAGCATAGAGAAGTTCTCCCGGAGATTCAACCCCGAGTTGTGTCCACAGTTCTCTGACTTTTTTTGCACCAAGCCCGCGAACACTAAGTAACTCAATAAGACCTGCAGGAGTTTTTGCTATCAATTTGTCAAGATCGGCAAAACTGCCTTTTAGCAGTATTTCTGGAATTTTTTCAGCAAGCGATTTCCCCAATGCGGGATGAGACACGATTTGTTCTTCGTCCATGTCTGCAATACGCTCATTTAGTTTTTTAAATTTAAAGGGTGCATTCAGGTAATTGGCAGCCCTAAAAGCGTTTTCGCCATGCAGTTCAAGTAATTTACCATAAAGAGCAAAGATTTCTCCTATCTCAAGATTTTCCATGAATGCTGCGAAGGTAAGGGTGATTTACCAATAATAGTTGACGCTGAAAGAGGGATTAATGTTTGTAAAGAGAACAGCAAAAGGAAACAAGGCGGCTAACAGATTTAGTCGTAAACGAACAAATCGGATAAAGATTCATTCTAAGACATCTCGAGTGAAGAAGAGCTGGCTTCTTCATTCAAAATTTTGAGAATTGTTTCATTTGGCTCGTACTTTAATTCATTCAATAAATCAATAGTAGCAAGCAGTTCGGAAAGCTCATCACGCAACTCTTTACTTTTTTCAAGGGTTTGCAAAATCTGAATATTCTCTTCTTGTGATGTTTCCTGGTAAACGAATCTAATTAAATCTTCTTGAGTAAATTTTATATCCATAGTGTCATCATTTATAATCCAATAAACAATCACAAAACGAAACTAATTCGTTCTTTATTGCTTAAATTTTAAATAATTTATGATGAGTGTTTTTTGACTTATTTATTAAGGTCCGGAGCGTGCGTATTAATTAATTTTCTAAGGTTAATGAGTGCGTAGCGCATTCTTCCCAAAGCGGTATTTATGCTGATTCCGGTCAAT
This Bacteroidia bacterium DNA region includes the following protein-coding sequences:
- a CDS encoding ferredoxin — its product is MITITLIRDKCIGCNYCREHAPQRFTMSKKDGKAVLLNSYDRKGFHTAKVHESELESVQNAAKACPVNVIKVTE
- the guaB gene encoding IMP dehydrogenase, encoding MTNKIINEGLTFDDVLVVPAYSEVLPRETNTTTKLTKKISLNIPLVSAAMDTVTESDMAIAMAREGGIGIIHKNMTIEQQAKEVSRVKRADSGMIMNPITLSKNDTIADALHLMKDNSIGGIPIVDSKRTLIGIITNRDLRFEKDMSKKIDKVMTKDELITGKVGTDLMQARAILQERRIEKLPIVDKNNKLVGLITFKDIQKVISYPKACKDEFGRLRVGAAIGVTADTMKRVDALVEAGVDVVALDTAHGHSKGVINELQKIKKKYKDLQVICGNIATGAAAKDLVKAGADAVKVGVGPGSICTTRIIAGIGVPQLSAVIDVATAIQGSGVPIIADGGVRYSGDLVKAIVAGADTMMAGGIYAGTEETPGETTLYEGRKVKTYRGMGSIEAMKDGSKDRYFQDAEEEIAKLVPEGIVGHVAYKGKVAEVIYQFVGGLKAGMGYCGAKTIDELKKASFVKITGSGIRESHPHDVKITKEAPNYTR
- a CDS encoding geranylgeranylglyceryl/heptaprenylglyceryl phosphate synthase — encoded protein: MSVLKSIREAKSANKKFLAILIDPDTDFTNVKAVLENAKKVHVDIIFVGGSLLYQGRIDECIDFIRKYSDLPITIFPGSEIQMSNKADAILLLSLISGRNADLLIGKHVVAAPFLKKMNLEVIPTGYMLVDGGKTTTASYISQTVPIPSDKPGIAMATAMAGEYLGLQLIYMDAGSGAHNQVPPDMIQIVRKSISIPIIVGGGIKSKDQLVAAWNAGADVVVVGNILENNPDELLGLR
- a CDS encoding vitamin B12-dependent ribonucleotide reductase, with the protein product MSNKNIQKQGLTFARHNTKEDVSVYDLFKYEYRTSEIRNPNGDLVFQMKNVEVPAGWSQVATDILAQKYFRKKGVPQPNGTLAGETSAKQTVHRLVDCWKQWGQTYGYFASENDAQIFYDELVYSLLAQQAAPNSPQWFNTGLYTAYSIKGEPQGHYYVDPKTEKLTRSTNAYERPQPHACFILSVDDDLVNEGGIMDLWVREARIFKYGSGVGTNYSKIRGRNENLSGGGTSSGLMSFLKIGDRAAGAIKSGGTTRRAAKMVCLDLDHPEIMDFINWKKNEEKKVAALIAAGYPSDYEGEAYQTVAGQNSNNSVRIPAAFFKKLEKGENWDLIARTDGRVMDSIPAQKIWDDISYAAWACADPGVQYDDTINDWHTCPEGGRINASNPCSEYMFLDNTACNLASLNLMKFFDTDTLEFDVASYEYASRIWTVVLEISVLMAQFPSKEVAQLSYDYRTLGLGYANLGTLLMVSGIPYDSKKATAICGALTSILTGTAYATSAEMAATLGTFRMYEKNKKHMLRVIRNHRYAAYNTPLAYEGLSIPAVGIDPQYCPENLLQAACDSWDKALKLGEQYGYRNAQVTVIAPTGTIGLLMDCDTTGIEPDFAMVKFKKLSGGGYFKIINQSIPLALKNMGYTPEEVDEIVAYAKGHSTFEGCPHINPTTLRAKGFNDNDLRAIEQGAPTAFEIGFVFNKSILGEESMQRMGFKPEQYNAPNFNMLKALGFTAQQIEEANEYVSGTMTIEGAPFLKEEHLPVFDCANRCGAKGQRYIHPHAHIRMMAAAQPFLSGAISKTINLPNEATVDDIKSCYKMSWELGVKANALYRDGCKLSQPLSNKSDTKEEKVETASDMNTLVDKAVGENGEISIAELAPDIVLNAAKRIISMSTDTQFKRQLSDIVERKKLPSKRRGFTQKVKIEGNTLFVRTGEYADGTLGEIFVDMHKEGASFRSLMNCFSIAISIGLQYGVPLDEYVEKFTFTRFEPAGRIEGHDNIKQATSVVDFIFRMLGFEYCDREDLVHVKPEKSEQKHHHIDKEVGKPTQTHKHTHTVSVEKHEKIEHSSTHIHNKIPAQGDAPTCKNCGNMTVRSGTCYTCLTCGSTTGCS
- a CDS encoding serine hydrolase, which codes for MKKYLLLIIYVFSITAKAQTLYFPPTSGTDWDTISPASLGWCEDKIDTLYDYLEARNSKAFILLKDGKIVMEKYFGTFTMDSVWYWASAGKTLTAFTVGIAQQEGFLDINDPTSQYLGAGWTVCPPAKEDLITIKHQLSMTSGLDDGVPDNHCFADTCLQYIADAGTRWAYHNAPYTLLDSVIYYATGQSLNSYVMQNIGVPIGMTGMFVYSNNNNVFYSKPRSMARFGLLILNHGNWNGNQILTDTEYFNQMVNTSQNINQSYGYLWWLNGKSSYRLPNLQLQFNGYLNPNAPADMYAALGKNGQFINVVPSMNLTFIRMGNAPTSSAVPFTMNDTIWQKLIEIMCNKTAVTQVSVERNAVLQVYPNPAQHTFTIELPNKSFSLEVFDITGRKIYAQDNISNRTEIDCSNFSRGIYKVQVTDSKNSYNQKLIIQ
- a CDS encoding damage-inducible protein DinB: MKQFFTALFEYSHYYNQQVFDVIKNNPEKVSEKVVKLINHVVNAHHIWNYRIEKTKPIIGVWELHTIAELKTMNQENFQHTLQILNKADLCEVIQYTNSKGEVFSNSIRDILFHVVNHFTYHRGQIVTDLKNQGVEPLVSDYIFYKRQK